In Uranotaenia lowii strain MFRU-FL chromosome 2, ASM2978415v1, whole genome shotgun sequence, one genomic interval encodes:
- the LOC129748840 gene encoding uncharacterized protein LOC129748840, whose amino-acid sequence MKLNFVILAVLLCIALNLGITAAGKRRKIIIHVPVKVKQTKHTHTEVKTVHHHHKPTVIKEEKIIKKEVHKPVVIKEEVEHEHFHHHYKHDHPTFEADGHEPLGVGGGDFGRFNFN is encoded by the exons ATGAAACTGAATTTTGTG ATATTGGCCGTGCTGCTGTGCATAGCTCTCAATTTGGGAATAACTGCTGCCGG CAAACGACGGAAGATTATCATTCATGTTCCAGTGAAAGTAAAACAAACGAAGCATACACACACGGAAGTTAAGACTGTTCACCACCATCACAAGCCGACCGTtatcaaagaagaaaaaataatcaaaaaagaaGTGCACAAACCAGTTGTGATCAAGGAAGAAGTAGAGCACGAGCATTTCCACCATCATTACAAGCACGATCATCCAACCTTCGAAGCCGACGGCCATGAGCCCCTAGGTGTTGGTGGCGGGGACTTTGGACGGTTTAACTTCAATTGA
- the LOC129748841 gene encoding uncharacterized protein LOC129748841, whose protein sequence is MLKFAFTVALLIALTSICSLLAYDPDDVEIRNVIPLNGTFTAFYPREMNGIPNGNVRAPFSHGSFFKNRNPALVDVRNAAAYGYRFDGKRRFEFP, encoded by the exons ATg TTGAAATTCGCTTTTACTGTTGCTCTACTCATCGCTTTAACCTCTATATGCAGTTTATTGGCCTACGATCCAGATGATGTGGAAATTAGAAATGTTATTCCATTGAATGGTACGTTTACTGCTTTTTATCCTCGCGAAATGAACGGAATTCCTAATGGGAACGTGAGGGCGCCCTTTTCGCATGGcagctttttcaaaaatagaaaccCAGCTCTGGTAGATGTGCGAAATGCTGCTGCTTATGGATATCGATTTGATGGAAAACGTCGCTTCGAATTTCCATGA